In Bacteroidota bacterium, a single genomic region encodes these proteins:
- the acs gene encoding acetate--CoA ligase, producing MNYPYQIKSFEEYTAAYKQSVEHPNEFWAAIADNFKWKKKWNSVLEWNFKEPSIKWFAGAKLNITENCLDRHLETNANTVALLWESNNPKEAARVITYKELHFLVCQFGNVLKNNGVKKGDRVCIYMGMIPELAIAVLACARIGAVHSVVFGGFSAQSISDRLHDAKAEFIITCDGAYRGAKDIPLKNVIDDALINCDFVKRVIVCERTDTPVSMIKDRDVWWQDEVQKVIEQGNPDCPAEEMDAEDVLFILYTSGSTGKPKGVVHTCAGYMIWANYSFVNVFQYQPGQVHFCTADIGWITGHSYIVYGPLSAGATSLMFEGIPTYPDAGRFWEIIEKHKVSILYTAPTAIRSLMGFGTDILNGKDLTSLKVLGTVGEPINEEAWHWYHKNIGKENCPVVDTWWQTETGGIMISNMAGVTPHKPAHATLPLPGIQPCLVDEHAQEIEGNNVSGNLCIKFPWPGMLRTTYGDHERCRINYFATYPNLYFTGDGCLRDEVGNYRITGRVDDVLNVSGHRIGTAEIENAINMHSGVVESAVVGYPHDIKGQGVYAYVIYNGHHGDLNLAKQDITLTVAKIIGAIAKPDKIQFVSGLPKTRSGKIMRRILRKIAEGETSNLGDTSTLLDPGIVEEIKNGKL from the coding sequence ATGAATTATCCTTATCAAATCAAATCATTCGAAGAATATACCGCTGCTTACAAGCAAAGTGTTGAGCATCCAAATGAATTTTGGGCAGCAATAGCAGATAATTTCAAATGGAAAAAAAAGTGGAATTCTGTTCTGGAATGGAATTTCAAGGAACCCAGTATTAAATGGTTTGCAGGAGCCAAGCTAAATATTACCGAAAACTGTTTAGATCGACACCTCGAAACAAATGCAAATACGGTTGCACTGCTTTGGGAAAGCAATAACCCTAAGGAAGCAGCGCGGGTTATTACTTATAAAGAGTTGCATTTTCTGGTATGTCAGTTTGGAAATGTGCTAAAAAACAATGGTGTAAAAAAAGGAGATCGTGTTTGTATCTATATGGGAATGATTCCTGAATTGGCAATTGCAGTGTTGGCCTGTGCAAGAATTGGTGCAGTACATTCAGTTGTTTTTGGCGGCTTTTCAGCTCAATCTATTTCCGACCGCTTGCACGATGCTAAAGCCGAATTTATTATTACCTGCGATGGTGCATACAGAGGAGCTAAGGATATTCCTTTAAAAAATGTAATTGATGATGCACTTATCAATTGCGATTTTGTAAAAAGAGTGATTGTTTGCGAACGAACCGACACACCGGTGAGTATGATAAAAGATCGGGATGTTTGGTGGCAAGATGAAGTTCAAAAGGTCATTGAGCAAGGAAATCCGGACTGTCCTGCTGAAGAAATGGATGCTGAAGATGTATTGTTTATTTTATATACCTCAGGCTCTACCGGCAAACCCAAAGGTGTGGTGCACACATGCGCGGGATACATGATTTGGGCGAATTATTCGTTTGTTAATGTTTTTCAATATCAACCTGGGCAGGTTCACTTTTGCACTGCGGATATTGGGTGGATAACCGGACATAGCTATATTGTTTATGGACCACTCTCAGCCGGTGCCACCAGTTTAATGTTTGAAGGTATTCCAACTTATCCGGATGCTGGTAGATTTTGGGAAATTATTGAAAAGCATAAAGTAAGTATCTTATACACCGCTCCAACAGCAATTCGCAGTTTGATGGGATTTGGAACCGACATCTTAAACGGCAAAGATTTGACCTCCTTAAAAGTGCTTGGAACAGTTGGTGAACCCATAAATGAAGAAGCATGGCATTGGTATCATAAAAATATAGGAAAAGAAAATTGCCCCGTTGTTGATACGTGGTGGCAAACTGAAACCGGTGGAATTATGATTTCTAATATGGCAGGTGTTACACCTCACAAGCCTGCTCATGCCACCTTGCCCCTTCCAGGAATTCAGCCTTGCCTAGTAGATGAGCATGCACAGGAAATAGAAGGAAATAACGTCAGTGGAAATCTTTGCATTAAATTTCCATGGCCCGGCATGCTTCGAACTACCTATGGAGACCATGAACGCTGCCGAATTAATTATTTTGCAACTTATCCCAATTTATATTTCACCGGCGATGGCTGCCTGCGTGACGAGGTTGGAAATTATAGAATAACTGGACGTGTTGATGATGTGCTTAACGTTAGCGGTCACCGAATTGGTACAGCCGAAATAGAAAATGCAATAAATATGCACTCAGGAGTTGTTGAAAGTGCAGTAGTTGGCTATCCTCACGATATAAAAGGTCAGGGCGTTTACGCATATGTAATTTACAATGGGCATCATGGCGATTTAAATCTTGCAAAGCAAGACATTACTCTTACCGTTGCCAAGATAATAGGCGCAATTGCGAAACCAGATAAA